A genomic region of Brassica napus cultivar Da-Ae unplaced genomic scaffold, Da-Ae ScsIHWf_10;HRSCAF=17, whole genome shotgun sequence contains the following coding sequences:
- the LOC125595937 gene encoding photosystem I P700 chlorophyll a apoprotein A2-like has translation MYRTNWGIGHGLKDILEAHKGPFTGQGHKGLYEILTTSWHAQLSLNLAMLGSLTIVVAHHMYSMPPYPYLATDYATQLSLFTHHMWIGGFLIVGAAAHAAIFMVRDYDPTNRYNDLLDRVLRHRDAIISHLNWVCIFLGFHSFGLYIHNDTMSALGRPQDMFSDTAIQLQPVFAQWIQNTHALAPGVTAPGETASTSLTWGGGELVAVGGKVALLPIPLGTADFLVHHIHAFTIHVTVLILLKGVLFARSSRLIPDKANLGFRFPCDGPGRGGTCQVSAWDHVFLGLFWMYNSISVVIFHFSWKMQSDVWGSISDQGVVTHITGGNFAQSSITINGWLRDFLWAQASQVIQSYGSSLSAYGLFFLGAHFVWAFSLMFLFSGRGYWQELIESIVWAHNKLKVAPATQPRALSIVQGAQDPTTRRIWFGIATAHDFESHDDITEERLYQNIFASHFGQLAIIFLWTSGNLFHVAWQGNFETWIQDPLHVRPIAHAIWDPHFGQPAVEAFTRGGALGPVNIAYSGVYQWWYTIGLRTNEDLYTGALFLLFLSALSLIGGWLHLQPKWKPRVSWFKNAESRLNHHLSGLFGVSSLAWTGHLVHVAIPASRGEYVRWNNFLSVLPHPQGLGPLFTGQWNLYAQNPDSSSHLFGTSQGSGTAILTLLGGFHPQTQSLWLTDMAHHHLAIAILFLIAGHMYRTNFGIGHSIKDLLEAHIPPGGRLGRGHKGLYDTINNSIHFQLGLALASLGVITSLVAQHMYSLPAYAFIAQDFTTQAALYTHHQYIAGFIMTGAFAHGAIFFIRDYNPEQNEDNVLARMLDHKEAIISHLSWASLFLGFHTLGLYVHNDVMLAFGTPEKQILIEPIFAQWIQSAHGKTSYGFDVLLSSTNGPAFNAGRSIWLPGWLNAINENSNSLFLTIGPGDFLVHHAIALGLHTTTLILVKGALDARGSKLMPDKKDFGYSFPCDGPGRGGTCDISAWDAFYLAVFWMLNTIGWVTFYWHWKHITLWQGNVSQFNESSTYLMGWLRDYLWLNSSQLINGYNPFGMNSLSVWAWMFLFGHLVWATGFMFLISWRGYWQELIETLAWAHERTPLANLIRWKDKPVALSIVQARLVGLAHFSVGYIFTYAAFLIASTSGKFG, from the coding sequence ATGTATAGGACCAACTGGGGTATTGGTCATGGTCTAAAAGATATTTTAGAGGCTCATAAAGGTCCATTTACAGGCCAAGGCCATAAAGGTCTATATGAAATTCTAACAACATCATGGCATGCTCAATTATCTCTTAACCTGGCTATGTTAGGCTCTTTAACTATTGTTGTAGCTCACCATATGTATTCCATGCCCCCTTATCCATATCTAGCTACTGACTATGCTACACAACTATCATTGTTCACACATCACATGTGGATTGGTGGATTTCTCATAGTTGGTGCTGCTGCGCATGCAGCCATTTTTATGGTAAGAGACTATGATCCAACTAATCGATACAACGATTTATTAGATCGTGTCCTGAGGCATCGCGATGCAATCATATCACACCTCAACTGGGTATGTATATTTCTAGGCTTCCACAGTTTTGGTTTGTATATTCATAATGATACCATGAGTGCTTTAGGGCGTCCACAAGATATGTTTTCAGATACTGCTATACAATTACAACCAGTCTTTGCTCAATGGATACAAAATACCCATGCTTTAGCACCTGGTGTAACAGCCCCTGGTGAAACAGCGAGCACCAGTTTGACTTGGGGGGGCGGTGAGTTAGTAGCAGTGGGTGGCAAAGTAGCTTTGCTACCTATTCCATTAGGAACGGCCGACTTTTTGGTACATCATATTCATGCATTTACAATTCATGTGACGGTATTGATACTGTTGAAAGGTGTTTTATTTGCTCGTAGCTCGCGGTTAATACCAGATAAAGCAAATCTTGGTTTTCGTTTCCCTTGTGATGGGCCTGGAAGAGGAGGAACGTGTCAAGTATCTGCTTGGGATCATGTCTTCTTAGGACTATTCTGGATGTACAATTCTATTTCGGTAGTAATATTCCATTTCAGTTGGAAAATGCAGTCAGATGTTTGGGGTAGTATAAGCGATCAAGGGGTGGTAACTCATATTACCGGAGGAAACTTTGCACAGAGTTCCATTACTATTAATGGGTGGCTCCGCGATTTCTTATGGGCACAAGCATCTCAGGTAATTCAATCTTATGGTTCTTCGTTATCTGCATATGGTCTTTTTTTCCTAGGTGCTCATTTTGTATGGGCTTTCAGTTTAATGTTTCTATTCAGCGGGCGTGGTTATTGGCAAGAACTTATTGAATCCATTGTTTGGGctcataataaattaaaagttgCTCCTGCTACTCAGCCTAGAGCCTTGAGCATTGTACAAGGAGCTCAGGACCCCACTACTCGTCGTATTTGGTTTGGTATTGCTACCGCACATGACTTCGAGAGTCATGATGATATTACTGAAGAACGTCTTTATCAGAATATTTTTGCTTCTCATTTCGGGCAATTAGCAATAATTTTTCTGTGGACTTCCGGAAATTTGTTTCATGTAGCTTGGCAAGGAAATTTTGAGACATGGATACAAGACCCTTTACATGTAAGACCgattgctcatgctatttgggATCCTCATTTTGGTCAACCGGCTGTGGAAGCATTTACTCGAGGAGGTGCTCTTGGCCCGGTGAATATAGCTTATTCTGGTGTTTATCAGTGGTGGTATACAATCGGTTTACGTACTAATGAAGATCTTTATACTGGAGctctttttctattatttctttcTGCCCTATCCTTAATAGGGGGTTGGTTACACCTACAACCAAAATGGAAACCAAGAGTTTCATGGTTCAAAAATGCTGAATCTCGTCTGAATCATCATTTGTCAGGACTATTCGGGGTAAGCTCCTTGGCTTGGACAGGTCATTTAGTACATGTCGCTATTCCTGCATCCAGGGGGGAATATGTTCGATGGAATAATTTCTTAAGTGTATTACCGCATCCCCAAGGGTTAGGCCCACTTTTTACGGGTCAGTGGAATCTGTATGCTCAAAACCCCGATTCAAGTAGTCATTTATTTGGTACCTCCCAAGGATCAGGAACTGCCATTCTAACCCTTCTTGGGGGATTCCATCCACAAACGCAAAGTTTATGGCTAACCGATATGGCACATCATCATCTAGCTATCGCAATTCTTTTCCTCATTGCGGGTCATATGTATAGAACTAACTTTGGAATCGGACACAGTATAAAAGATCTTTTAGAAGCACATATTCCTCCGGGAGGACGGTTGGGGCGTGGGCATAAGGGTCTTTATGACACAATCAATAATTCGATTCATTTTCAATTAGGCCTTGCTCTAGCCTCCTTAGGAGTTATTACTTCCTTGGTAGCTCAACACATGTACTCTTTACCTGCTTATGCGTTCATAGCGCAAGATTTTACGACTCAAGCTGCGTTATATACCCATCACCAATACATTGCAGGATTCATCATGACAGGAGCTTTTGCTCATGgagctatattttttattagagaTTACAATCCAGAACAGAATGAGGATAACGTATTGGCAAGAATGTTAGACCATAAAGAAGCTATCATATCCCATTTAAGTTGGGCCAGCCTCTTTCTAGGGTTCCATACTTTGGGACTTTATGTTCATAATGACGTCATGCTTGCTTTTGGTACTCCCGAAAAACAAATCTTGATCGAACCCATATTTGCCCAATGGATACAATCCGCTCATGGGAAAACTTCATATGGATTTGATGTACTTTTATCTTCGACAAATGGCCCAGCATTTAATGCGGGTCGAAGCATATGGTTGCCCGGCTGGTTAAATGCTATTAATGAGAATAGTAATTCATTATTCTTAACAATAGGTCCTGGAGATTTCTTGGTTCATCATGCTATTGCTTTAGGTTTACATACAACTACATTGATCTTAGTAAAAGGTGCTTTAGATGCACGTGGTTCCAAGTTAATGCCAGATAAAAAGGATTTCGGGTATAGTTTTCCTTGCGATGGTCCGGGACGAGGTGGTACTTGTGATATTTCGGCTTGGGACGCATTTTATTTGGCAGTTTTTTGGATGTTAAATACTATTGGATGGGTTACTTTTTATTGGCATTGGAAACACATCACATTATGGCAAGGTAACGTTTCACAGTTTAATGAATCTTCCACTTATTTGATGGGATGGTTAAGAGATTATCTATGGTTAAACTCTTCACAACTTATCAATGGATATAACCCGTTTGGTATGAATAGTTTATCAGTCTGGGCATGGATGTTCTTATTTGGGCATCTTGTTTGGGCTACTGGATTTATGTTCTTAATTTCCTGGCGTGGTTATTGGCAGGAATTGATTGAAACTTTAGCATGGGCTCATGAACGTACACCTTTGGCAAATTTGATTCGATGGAAAGATAAACCAGTAGCTCTTTCAATTGTGCAAGCAAGATTGGTTGGATTAGCTCACTTTTCTGTAGGTTATATATTCACTTATGCGGCTTTCTTGATTGCCTCCACGTCGGGCAAATTcggttaa
- the LOC125595940 gene encoding DNA-directed RNA polymerase subunit beta' isoform X1 produces MNHKISYMIDRYKHQQLRIGLVSPQQISAWATKKIPNGEIVGEVTKPYTFHYKTNKPEKDGLFCERIFGPIKSGICACGNYRVIGDEKEDSQFCEQCGVEFVDSRIRRYQMGYIKLTCPVTHVWYLKRLPSYIANLLDKPLKELEGLVYCDFSFARPITKKPTFLRLRGSFEYEIQSWKYSIPLFFTTQGFDIFRNREISTGAGAIREQLADLDLRIIIENSLVEWKQLGEEGPTGNEWEDRKIVRRKDFLVRRMELAKHFIRTNIEPEWMILCLLPVLPPELRPIIQIEGGKLMSSDINELYRRVIYRNNTLTDLLTTSRSTPGELVMCQEKLVQEAVDTLLDNGIRGQPMRDGHNKVYKSFSDVIEGKEGRFRETLLGKRVDYSGRSVIVVGPSLSLHRCGLPREIAIELFQTFVIRGLIRQHLASNIGVAKSQIREKKPIVWEILQEVMQGHPVLLNRAPTLHRLGIQSFQPILVEGRTICLHPLVCKGFNADFDGDQMAVHVPLSLEAQAEARLLMFSHMNLLSPAIGDPISVPTQDMLIGLYVLTSGTRRGICANRYNPCNRKNYQNERIYETNYKYMKEPFFCNSYDAIGAYRQKRINLDSPLWLRWQLDQRVIASKEVPIEVHYESFGNYHEIYAHYLIVRSVKKQTFCIYIRTTVGHISFYREIEEAIQGFSQACSYDT; encoded by the exons ATGAATCACAAAATTTCTTATATGATCGATCGGTATAAACATCAACAACTCCGAATTGGATTAGTTTCTCCTCAGCAAATAAGTGCTTGGGCCACTAAAAAAATACCTAATGGAGAGATAGTTGGAGAGGTGACAAAACCCTATACTTTTCATTACAAAACCAATAAACCGGAAAAAGATGGATTATTTTGTGAAAGGATTTTTGGGCCTATAAAGAGTGGAATTTGCGCTTGTGGAAATTATCGAGTGATCGGAGATGAAAAAGAAGACTCGCAATTTTGTGAACAATGTGGAGTTGAATTTGTTGATTCTCGGATACGAAGATATCAAATGGGATACATAAAACTGACATGTCCTGTAACTCATGTATGGTATTTGAAACGTCTTCCTAGTTATATTGCGAATCTTTTAGATAAACCTCTTAAAGAATTAGAAGGTCTAGTATACTGCGAT TTTTCTTTTGCTAGGCCCATAACGAAAAAACCTACTTTCTTACGATTAcgaggttcatttgaatatgAAATTCAATCCTGGAAATACAGCATCCCACTTTTTTTTACTACTCAAGGTTTCGATATATTTAGAAATCGAGAAATTTCTACTGGGGCGGGTGCTATCCGAGAACAATTAGCCGATTTAGATTTGCGAATTATTATAGAAAATTCGTTGGTAGAATGGAAACAATTAGGAGAAGAAGGTCCCACGGGGAATGAATGGGAAGATCGAAAAATTGTAAGAAGAAAAGATTTTTTAGTTAGACGTATGGAATTAGCTAAGCATTTTATTCGAACAAATATAGAACCGGAATGGATGATTTTATGTCTCTTACCGGTTCTGCCTCCCGAGTTGAGACCCATCATTCAGATAGAAGGGGGTAAACTGATGAGTTCAGATATTAATGAACTCTATAGAAGAGTTATCTATCGGAACAATACTCTTACTGATCTATTAACAACAAGTAGATCTACACCAGGGGAATTAGTAATGTGTCAGGAAAAATTGGTACAAGAAGCCGTGGATACACTTCTTGATAATGGAATCCGTGGACAACCCATGAGGGATGGTCATAATAAGGTTTACAAGTCATTTTCAGATGTAATTGAAGGAAAAGAGGGAAGATTTCGCGAGACTCTGCTTGGCAAACGGGTCGATTATTCGGGGCGTTCGGTGATTGTCGTTGGACCCTCACTTTCATTACATCGCTGTGGATTGCCTCGCGAAATAGCAATAGAGCTCTTCCAGACATTTGTAATTCGTGGTCTAATTAGACAACATCTGGCTTCGAACATAGGAGTTGCTAAGAGTCAAATTCGTGAAAAAAAGCCGATTGTCTGGGAAATCCTTCAAGAAGTTATGCAGGGGCATCCCGTATTACTGAATAGAGCACCTACTCTACATAGATTAGGCATACAGTCATTCCAACCCATTTTAGTGGAAGGACGCACTATTTGTTTACATCCATTAGTTTGTAAGGGGTTCAATGCAGACTTTGATGGGGATCAAATGGCTGTTCATGTGCCTTTATCTTTAGAAGCTCAAGCAGAGGCTCGTTTACTTATGTTTTCTCATATGAATCTCTTATCTCCAGCTATTGGAGATCCCATTTCTGTACCGACTCAAGATATGCTGATTGGACTCTATGTATTAACGAGCGGCACTCGTCGAGGTATTTGTGCAAACAGATATAATCCATGTAATCGaaaaaactatcaaaatgaAAGAATTTACGAAACAAACTATAAGTATATGAAAGAACCCTTTTTTTGCAATTCCTATGATGCAATTGGAGCTTATCGGCAGAAAAGAATCAATTTAGATAGTCCTTTGTGGCTTCGGTGGCAATTAGATCAACGCGTTATTGCTTCAAAAGAAGTTCCTATCGAAGTTCACTATGAATCTTTTGGTAACTATCATGAGATTTATGCACACTATCTGATAGTAAGAAgtgtaaaaaaacaaactttttgtatatatattcgaACCACAGTTGgtcatatttctttttatcGAGAAATCGAGGAAGCTATACAAGGTTTTTCTCAAGCTTGTTCATATGATACCTAA
- the LOC125595940 gene encoding DNA-directed RNA polymerase subunit beta' isoform X2: MSGFEGGRSYSGPYPNFSFARPITKKPTFLRLRGSFEYEIQSWKYSIPLFFTTQGFDIFRNREISTGAGAIREQLADLDLRIIIENSLVEWKQLGEEGPTGNEWEDRKIVRRKDFLVRRMELAKHFIRTNIEPEWMILCLLPVLPPELRPIIQIEGGKLMSSDINELYRRVIYRNNTLTDLLTTSRSTPGELVMCQEKLVQEAVDTLLDNGIRGQPMRDGHNKVYKSFSDVIEGKEGRFRETLLGKRVDYSGRSVIVVGPSLSLHRCGLPREIAIELFQTFVIRGLIRQHLASNIGVAKSQIREKKPIVWEILQEVMQGHPVLLNRAPTLHRLGIQSFQPILVEGRTICLHPLVCKGFNADFDGDQMAVHVPLSLEAQAEARLLMFSHMNLLSPAIGDPISVPTQDMLIGLYVLTSGTRRGICANRYNPCNRKNYQNERIYETNYKYMKEPFFCNSYDAIGAYRQKRINLDSPLWLRWQLDQRVIASKEVPIEVHYESFGNYHEIYAHYLIVRSVKKQTFCIYIRTTVGHISFYREIEEAIQGFSQACSYDT, encoded by the coding sequence ATGTCCGGTTTTGAGGGGGGGAGATCATATAGTGGACCCTATCCCAATTTTTCTTTTGCTAGGCCCATAACGAAAAAACCTACTTTCTTACGATTAcgaggttcatttgaatatgAAATTCAATCCTGGAAATACAGCATCCCACTTTTTTTTACTACTCAAGGTTTCGATATATTTAGAAATCGAGAAATTTCTACTGGGGCGGGTGCTATCCGAGAACAATTAGCCGATTTAGATTTGCGAATTATTATAGAAAATTCGTTGGTAGAATGGAAACAATTAGGAGAAGAAGGTCCCACGGGGAATGAATGGGAAGATCGAAAAATTGTAAGAAGAAAAGATTTTTTAGTTAGACGTATGGAATTAGCTAAGCATTTTATTCGAACAAATATAGAACCGGAATGGATGATTTTATGTCTCTTACCGGTTCTGCCTCCCGAGTTGAGACCCATCATTCAGATAGAAGGGGGTAAACTGATGAGTTCAGATATTAATGAACTCTATAGAAGAGTTATCTATCGGAACAATACTCTTACTGATCTATTAACAACAAGTAGATCTACACCAGGGGAATTAGTAATGTGTCAGGAAAAATTGGTACAAGAAGCCGTGGATACACTTCTTGATAATGGAATCCGTGGACAACCCATGAGGGATGGTCATAATAAGGTTTACAAGTCATTTTCAGATGTAATTGAAGGAAAAGAGGGAAGATTTCGCGAGACTCTGCTTGGCAAACGGGTCGATTATTCGGGGCGTTCGGTGATTGTCGTTGGACCCTCACTTTCATTACATCGCTGTGGATTGCCTCGCGAAATAGCAATAGAGCTCTTCCAGACATTTGTAATTCGTGGTCTAATTAGACAACATCTGGCTTCGAACATAGGAGTTGCTAAGAGTCAAATTCGTGAAAAAAAGCCGATTGTCTGGGAAATCCTTCAAGAAGTTATGCAGGGGCATCCCGTATTACTGAATAGAGCACCTACTCTACATAGATTAGGCATACAGTCATTCCAACCCATTTTAGTGGAAGGACGCACTATTTGTTTACATCCATTAGTTTGTAAGGGGTTCAATGCAGACTTTGATGGGGATCAAATGGCTGTTCATGTGCCTTTATCTTTAGAAGCTCAAGCAGAGGCTCGTTTACTTATGTTTTCTCATATGAATCTCTTATCTCCAGCTATTGGAGATCCCATTTCTGTACCGACTCAAGATATGCTGATTGGACTCTATGTATTAACGAGCGGCACTCGTCGAGGTATTTGTGCAAACAGATATAATCCATGTAATCGaaaaaactatcaaaatgaAAGAATTTACGAAACAAACTATAAGTATATGAAAGAACCCTTTTTTTGCAATTCCTATGATGCAATTGGAGCTTATCGGCAGAAAAGAATCAATTTAGATAGTCCTTTGTGGCTTCGGTGGCAATTAGATCAACGCGTTATTGCTTCAAAAGAAGTTCCTATCGAAGTTCACTATGAATCTTTTGGTAACTATCATGAGATTTATGCACACTATCTGATAGTAAGAAgtgtaaaaaaacaaactttttgtatatatattcgaACCACAGTTGgtcatatttctttttatcGAGAAATCGAGGAAGCTATACAAGGTTTTTCTCAAGCTTGTTCATATGATACCTAA
- the LOC125595952 gene encoding ATP synthase subunit alpha, chloroplastic-like, with protein MVTIKADEISNIIRERIEQYNREVTIVNTGTVLQVGDGIARIYGLDEVMAGELVEFEEGTIGIALNLESNNVGVVLMGDGLMIQEGSSVKATGKIAQIPVSEAYLGRVINALANPIDGRGKISASESRLIESPAPGIISRRSVYEPLQTGLIAIDSMIPIGRGQRELIIGDRQTGKTAVATDTILNQQGQNVICVYVAIGQKASSVAQVVTSLQERGAMDYTIVVAETADSPATLQYLAPYTGAKLLRINWQEVNDCVSY; from the coding sequence ATGGTAACCATTAAAGCCGatgaaattagtaatattatccGTGAACGTATTGAGCAATATAATAGAGAAGTGACGATTGTAAATACCGGTACCGTACTTCAAGTGGGCGACGGCATCGCTCGGATTTATGGTCTTGATGAAGTAATGGCAGGTGAATTAGTAGAATTTGAGGAGGGTACTATAGGTATTGCCCTTAATTTAGAATCAAATAATGTTGGTGTTGTATTAATGGGTGACGGTTTGATGATCCAAGAAGGAAGTTCAGTCAAAGCTACGGGAAAAATTGCTCAGATACCCGTGAGTGAGGCTTATTTGGGGCGTGTTATAAACGCCTTGGCTAACCCTATTGATGGTCGAGGTAAGATTTCAGCTTCTGAATCTCGGTTAATTGAATCTCCTGCCCCAGGTATTATTTCGAGACGTTCTGTATATGAGCCTCTTCAAACAGGACTTATTGCTATTGATTCCATGATCCCTATAGGACGCGGCCAGCGGGAATTAATTATTGGTGACAGACAGACCGGTAAAACAGCAGTAGCCACAGATACAATTCTCAATCAACAAGGTCAAAATGTAATATGTGTTTATGTGGCTATTGGTCAAAAAGCTTCTTCCGTGGCTCAGGTAGTGACTAGTTTACAGGAACGAGGGGCAATGGACTACACTATTGTGGTAGCTGAAACGGCTGATTCCCCAGCTACGTTACAATACCTCGCGCCTTATACAGGAGCCAAGCTACTCAGAATCAATTGGCAAGAGGTCAACGATTGCGTGAGTTACTGA
- the LOC125595947 gene encoding photosystem II protein D1, which produces MTAILERRESESLWGRFCNWITSTENRLYIGWFGVLMIPTLLTATSVFIIAFIAAPPVDIDGIREPVSGSLLYGNNIISGAIIPTSAAIGLHFYPIWEAASVDEWLYNGGPYELIVLHFLLGVACYMGREWELSFRLGMRPWIAVAYSAPVAAATAVFLIYPIGQGSFSDGMPLGISGTFNFMIVFQAEHNILMHPFHMLGVAGVFGGSLFSAMHGSLVTSSLIRETTENESANEGYRFGQEEETYNIVAAHGYFGRLIFQYASFNNSRSLHFFLAAWPVVGIWFTALGISTMAFNLNGFNFNQSVVDSQGRVINTWADIINRANLGMEVMHERNAHNFPLDLAAVEAPSING; this is translated from the coding sequence ATGACTGCAATTTTAGAGAGACGCGAAAGCGAAAGCCTATGGGGTCGCTTCTGTAACTGGATAACTAGTACTGAAAACCGTCTTTACATTGGAtggtttggtgttttgatgatCCCTACCTTATTGACCGCAACTTCCGTTTTTATTATCGCATTCATTGCTGCTCCTCCAGTAGATATTGATGGTATTCGTGAACCTGTTTCTGGATCTCTTCTTTACGGAAACAATATTATTTCAGGTGCCATTATTCCTACTTCTGCAGCTATTGGTTTGCATTTTTACCCGATCTGGGAAGCTGCATCCGTTGATGAATGGCTATACAACGGTGGTCCTTATGAACTAATTGTTCTACACTTTTTACTTGGTGTAGCTTGTTATATGGGTCGTGAGTGGGAACTTAGTTTCCGTCTGGGTATGCGTCCTTGGATTGCTGTTGCATATTCAGCTCCTGTTGCAGCTGCTACTGCTGTTTTCTTGATCTACCCAATTGGTCAAGGAAGTTTTTCTGATGGTATGCCTCTAGGAATCTCTGGTACTTTCAACTTTATGATTGTATTCCAGGCTGAGCACAACATTCTTATGCACCCATTTCACATGTTAGGTGTAGCTGGTGTATTCGGCGGCTCCCTATTTAGTGCTATGCATGGTTCTTTGGTAACTTCTAGTTTGATCAGGGAAACCACAGAAAATGAATCTGCTAATGAAGGTTACAGATTcggtcaagaagaagaaacttacaACATTGTAGCTGCTCACGGTTATTTTGGCCGATTGATCTTCCAATATGCTAGTTTCAACAATTCTCGTTCTTTACATTTCTTCTTAGCGGCTTGGCCGGTAGTAGGTATTTGGTTTACTGCTTTAGGTATTAGTACTATGGCTTTCAACCTAAATGGTTTCAATTTCAACCAATCAGTAGTTGATAGTCAAGGACGTGTTATTAATACTTGGGCTGATATTATTAACCGTGCTAACCTTGGTATGGAAGTTATGCATGAACGTAATGCTCACAACTTCCCTCTAGACCTAGCTGCTGTTGAGGCTCCATCTATAAATGGATAA